In one Yarrowia lipolytica chromosome 1A, complete sequence genomic region, the following are encoded:
- a CDS encoding uncharacterized protein (Compare to YALI0A05115g, similar to Saccharomyces cerevisiae YOR238W; ancestral locus Anc_8.660, similar to uniprot|P87055 Schizosaccharomyces pombe Hypothetical protein C57A10.07 in chromosome I), with protein MTLASRIRRSRRVIILALAVVSLLIMAFIISKPDLAMKLGAAATESTRSRPSAFFDRTLDFPGVESDTDHLVMVPCHGVWKQPRKSSTKLPGLAFSDWVAGPFLEGKTDILLKHITEGVRRASEDPSALLLFSGGQTKKAAGPISEGTSYYQLAEALGLDMSQTAVEEYARDSYENLAFSIARFRELTGRYPVRITVVGYEFKRARFEQLHRPAVGYDSDKFEYVGIDPVWGEDELPDAGELEHAFLPFQRDPHGCVEQVLLKKKIERNPWRRQHPYAHTAPEMKQLLLACNQR; from the coding sequence ATGACACTGGCTAGTCGGATAAGACGCTCTCGACGCGTTATTattctggccctggcgGTTGTGTCTCTTCTGATCATGGCGTTTATCATTTCCAAGCCCGATTTGGCCATGAAACTcggagcagcagccaccGAGAGCACCCGATCCAGACCCAGCGCGTTCTTCGACCGCACTTTGGACTTTCCGGGCGTGGAGAGTGACACAGATCACCTGGTCATGGTGCCGTGCCATGGTGTGTGGAAACAGCCCCGAAAGAGCAGCACCAAGCTGCCGGGACTGGCGTTTTCGGACTGGGTTGCAGGCCCGTTTCTGGAGGGCAAAACCGACATTCTGCTCAAACACATCACCGAGGGAGTGCGACGAGCGTCAGAAGACCCCTCGGCGCTCTTACTCTTCTCTGGAGGTCAGACCAAAAAGGCTGCAGGCCCCATTTCCGAGGGAACCTCCTACTACCAGCTGGCGGAGGCTCTGGGATTAGACATGTCTCAGACAGCAGTGGAGGAGTACGCACGTGACTCGTACGAGAACCTGGCGTTTTCGATTGCGAGGTTCAGGGAGCTGACGGGCCGGTACCCAGTCAGAATCACCGTGGTCGGCTACGAGTTCAAAAGAGCCCGGTTTGAACAACTGCACCGACCAGCCGTAGGATATGATTCTGACAAGTTTGAGTACGTCGGCATTGATCCTGTTTGGGGCGAGGACGAGCTTCCTGATGCCGGTGAACTGGAACACGCTTTTCTGCCGTTCCAACGAGACCCTCATGGATGTGTGGAGCAGGTTCTCCTGAAGAAAAAGATTGAGAGAAACCCCTGGAGACGCCAGCACCCTTACGCACACACTGCTCCGGAAATGAAGCAGCTGTTGCTCGCCTGTAACCAGAGATAG